The genomic DNA gggtctggaataaagacttcggacttatattataatgtgtgtgtgtgtatttcagttttgtcagacgtgtatcaatcacatatgattatttacgtctgggaccgacctttaacgtcaccatccgaaagacgtgaccagggctcgaacctcgaacctctgcatcaatttgtaacttccccacagcttggattacaggcgcacgccacaacgcccagttgtggcgttttttgaatttttttttttttttgaaacaaccgggtctggaataaaggctttggatttatattgtaattttttaaacaaccgggtctggaataaagactttggacttatattataatttttgaaacaaccgggtctggaataaagactttgggcttatattattatttttgaaacaaccgggtctggaataaagactttggatttatattataattttttaaacaaccgggtctggaatagagacttttgatttatattataattttttaaacaacagggtctggaaaaagactttggatttatattataatttttgaaacaaccgggtctggagaaaagactttggactcatattatcattttggaacaatcgggtctggaataaagacctcaggctcatatgattattttttaaacaaccgggtctggaataaagactttggatttatattataattttttaaacaaccgggtctggaatagagacttttgatttatattataattttttaaacaacagggtctggaaaaagactttggatttatattataatttttgaaacaaccgggtctggagaaaagactttggacttatattatcattttggaacaatcgggtctggaataaagactttaggctcatatgattatttttgaaacaaccgggtctggaataaagactttggacttatattataatttttgaaacaaccgggactggaataaagactttgggctcatattattatttttgaaacaaccgggtctggaataaagactttgggctcatattattatttttgaaacaaccgggtctggaataaagactttggatttatattataatttttgaaaaaccgggtttggaataaagactttggacttatattataatttgttaattaaccgggtcaggaaatgagactttgcacttttgtgctaaatgaaagcattactatacgattatAGCTTAGAAcgggggccgattgcacgaaagggtctttcggaggaccgtctttcgtgtcgcccatcttttatgatacgctataagcggggtgtttctgaaatttatgacgaagaataagattcgttagcttgcttttaaatcaaattttatacaatttaggatatatcacatcattttataaacaatttttttgttaattttaacggacgaatgaaatatgtttgcaggtaatttattgaaaatgcgtttcacatggcgcatcataaaagatgggcgacacgaaagacggtccttgcaaagaccctttcgtgcactCGGCCCCTGATTtaccaaaaatcccttcaaaattatgacatttgtgggtaaagtcattattacatttgtgggcgaccaaacattattacatttgtgggtgaaattattacatttgtgggtatagtgttattacatttgtgggcgttattacatttgtgggcgatcattACATTTatgggtgtaacaccccccccccccccatgatacATTTGTTGAGCATTCGATtttatttagtaattcatgACCTCATGCCTCCCCACTCACGTGTCACTCTATCGTTCATCtcccttctcttcttttctctgcCATTTTCTTTGTATTGTTTATCGAATTGCATTTTTGTCTATAGGCGTATCCCCGCCACAAGCCTCAGCTTTTATGGTATACGCCTTCTTCTTATATGGCTtgtttaattgttttgttttctaatAATGTTACACGTTTGTTTATGTTACACAAACCAATGCATTCCTGTTGAATGCAATTGTTTCATTCTTTGTTACTTGTCTTAgcttaaacatatatatatatatatattatatatatatatatatatatatatatatatatataattagatTCAACTAAAAGGCGAATGCATAAAAAAGCATAAAAAACTACGTAAGAGGGAATTTATgagtttttattgtaaataaataatgGAGAGggtatattttaatatttccatGAATTTGATTAAGTTTAGGATTAAAGTAGAAGATAAATACACCGTTTCCACTTTAATGTGTGTTTTTAAAGATATACATTTTTAGGCCCCTTTGTAAATTCGCCTTAACGTAATTTTACCCCAGGATCTACCATAAGGGGATTCCCCCTAATGTATAAAGTATAATTCCCCCTTACGCCATATATATATAGCATTAAAGGAATAGTCCACCCCAGACATTTTACTATTatattgaaatgagaacattgTATCGAACAtcgtatgtaaaaaaaaaagagttatcaAAATTGGTAACGGAATAAAGAAATTACacaaatttacattttcttgtaaATCTCTCTTCGATCTGCTATTCGGCAACACGGATGACGTCATGTGCGATCATGCAGCTCTCCGTTCAAACTGTACATGAAATATCATAGTTTCTCActcttttcaaaattttcatttcctcTAGAGCTTTAGACATTTGTTTAGGAAAATGGCTTTTTAGATACGTTTTCCAAGAGTCTAAAAATATTTGAACCTTTTgagaaaattgaagaaatgtgacatttcatacacaatatgaatggggaGCTGATAGCAGTGTTGCCGATTTTCAGAGCGAAATGTGAgttgaaagaaaatacaaatgagtGTAATTCCTTATTCCTTAACCAATTTTTaccattcattttttaaaatgtagtaCAAATTATTCCCCTTTTACTGTAATAGTAAAATATCTAGGGTGAACTATCCCTTTAAAGAATATTATTAGTCCTATTAGCCATCAATATACAATTCTCCCTAACGTCATATATAATGTTATTAATATATGacacatcaaaatataattcgcCTTTACGTCAGTATGTATATACTACCTATTGATAATATGATTCCCCTTTACGCATAATTTGGTGTCAATAGTCCTATTAGCCATCAATATACAATTCTCCCTAACGTCatatatattatgaatatatatggCACGTCAAAATAAAATTCGCCTTTACGTCAGTATGTATACTACCTATTGATAATATGATTCCCCCTTACGCATAATATAGTGTCAATATTCCTATTAGCCATCAATATACAATAGTCTTACAATTCTCCCTAGCgtcatatatttcatgaatatatgacacatcaaaatataattcgcCTTTACGTCAGTATGAATACTACCCATTGATAATATGATTCTCCCTTACGCATAATATAGTGTCAATAGTCCTATTAGCCATCAATATACAATTCTCCCTAACGTCATATATATCATGAATATATGacacatcaaaatataattcgcCTTTACGTCAGTATGTATATACTACCTATTGATAATATGATTCCCCTTTACGCATAATTTGGTGTCAATAGTCCTATTAGCCATCAATATACAATTCTCCCTAACGTCatatatattatgaatatatatggCACGTCAAAATAAAATTCGCCTTTACGTCAGTATGTATACTACCTATTGATAATATGATTCCCCCTTACGCATAATATAGTGTCAATATTCCTATTAGCCATCAATATACAATAGTCTTACAATTCTCCCTAGCgtcatatatttcatgaatatatgacacatcaaaatataattcgcCTTTACGTCAGTATGAATACTACCCATTGATAATATGATTCTCCCTTACGCATAATATAGTGTCAATAGTCCTTTTAGCCATCAATATACAATTCTCCCTAGCGTcatatatatcattaatataagacacatcaaaatatatttcgcCTTTACGTCAGTATGTATATACTACCTATTGATAATATGATTCCCCTTTACGCATAATTTGGTGTCAATAGTCCTATTAGCCATCAATATACAATTCTCCCTAACGTCatatatattatgaatatatatggCACGTCAAAATAAAATTCGCCTTTACGTCAGTATGTATACTACCTATTGATAATATGATTCCCCCTTACGCATAATATAGTGTCAATATTCCTATTAGCCATCAATATACAATTCTCCCTAGCgtcatatatttcatgaatatatgacacatcaaaatataattcgcCTTTACGTCAGTATTAATACTACCCATTGATAATATGATTCTCCCTTACGCATAATATAGTGTCAATAGTCCTATCAGCCATCAATATACAATTCTCCCTAACGTCatatatattatgaatatatatggCACGTCAAAATAAAATTCGCCTTTACGTCAGTATGTATACTACCTATTGATAATATGATTCCCCCTTACGCATAATATAGTGTCAATATTCCTATTAGCCATCAATATACAATAGTCTTACAATTCTCCCTAGCgtcatatatttcatgaatatatgacacatcaaaatataattcgcCTTTACGTCAGTATGGATACTACCTACTGATAATATGATTCTCCCTAACGCCATATATAGTGTCAATAGTCCTTTTAGCCATCAATATACAATTCTCCCTAACGTCatatatattatgaatatatatggCACGTCAAAATAAAATTCGCCTTTACGTCAGTATGTATACTACCTATTGATAATATGATTCCCCCTTACGCGTAATATAGTGTCAATATTCCTATTAGCCATCAATATTCAATTCTCCCTAGCgtcatatatttcatgaatatatgacacatcaaaatataattcgcCTTTACGTCAGTATGAATACTACCCATTGATAATATGATTCTCCCTTACGCATAATATAGTGTCAATAGTCCTATCAGCCATCAATATACAATTCTCCCTAACGTCatatatattatgaatatatatggCACGTCAAAATAATATTCGCCTTTACGTCAGTATGTATACTACCTATTGATAATATGATTCCCCCTTACGCATAATATAGTGTCAATATTCCTATTAGCCATCAATATTCAATTCTCCCTAGCgtcatatatttcatgaatatatgacacatcaaaatataattcgcCTTTACGTCAGTATGAATACTACCCATTGATAATATGATTCTCCCTTACGCATAATATAGTGTCAATAGTCCTATCAGCCATCAATATACAATTCTCCCTAACGTCatatatattatgaatatatatggCACGTCAAAATAATATTCGCCTTTACGTCAGTATGTATACTACCTATTGATAATATGATTCTCCCTAACGCCATATATAGTGTCAATAGTCCTTTTAGCCATCAATATACAATTCTCCCTAACGTCatatatattatgaatatatatggCACGTCAAAATAAAATTCGCCTTTACGTCAGTATGTATACTACCTATCAGCCATCAATATACAATTCTCCCTAACGTCatatatattatgaatatatatggCACGTCAAAATAAAATTCGCCTTTACGTCAGTATGTATACTACCTATTGATAGTATGATTCCCCCTTACGCATAATATAGTGTCAATATTCCTATTAGCCATCAATATACAATTCTCCCTAGCgtcatatatttcatgaatatatgacacatcaaaatataattcgcCTTTACGTAAGTATGTATATACTACCTATTGATAATATGATTCCCCTTTACGCATAATTTGGTGTCAATAGTCCTATTAGCCATCAATATACAATTCTCCCTAACGTCatatatattatgaatatatatggCACGTCAAAATAAAATTCGCCTTTACGTCAGTATGTATACTACCTATTGATAATATGATTCCCCCTTATGCATAATATAGTGTCAATATTCCTATTAGCCATCAATATACAATTCTCCCTAACgtcatatatttcatgaatgtatgacacatcaaaatataattcgcCTTTACTTCAGTATTAATACTACCCATTGATAATATGATTCTCCCTTACGCATAATATAGTGTCAATAGTCCTATCAGCCATCAATATACAATTCTCCCTAACGTCatatatattatgaatatatatggCACGTCAAAATAAAATTCGCCTTTACGTCAGTATGTATACTACCTATTGATAATATGATTCCCCTTACGCATAATATAGTGTCAATATTCCTATTAGCCATCAATATACAATAGTCTTACAATTCTCCCTAGCgtcatatatttcatgaatatatgacacatcaaaatataattcgcCTTTACGTCAGTATGTATATACTACCTATTGATAATATGATTCCCCTTTACGCATAATTTGGTGTCAATAGTCCTATTAGCCATCAATATACAATTCTCCCTAACGTCatatatattatgaatatatatggCACGTCAAAATAAAATTCGCCTTTACGTCAGTATGTATACTACCTATTGATAATATGATTCCCCCTTACGCATAATATAGTGTCAATATTCCTATTAGCCATCAATATACAATTCTCCCTAACgtcatatatttcatgaatgtatgacacatcaaaatataattcgcCTTTACGTCAGTATGGATACTACCTACTGATAATATGATTCTCCCTAACGCCATATATAGTGTCAATAGTCCTTTTAGCCATCAATATACAATTCTCCCTAACGtcatatatattattaatataagacacatcaaaatataattcgcCTTTACGTCAGTATGAATACTTCCCATTGATAATATGATTCTCCCTTACATTACATATATTAACAATAATCGAACAtcgcattaattttttttatcaaaattggttaCAGGATAAGGAAATTACAccaatttacattttcttgtgaATCACTCTTCGATCTGCTATTCGGCAACGCGGATGACGTCATGTGTGATCAGCTCTCCATTCAAACTGTACATGAAATATCGTTAGTTTCTCACTTTTCCCGcacttttctcaactttttacatgacatatattttccaagagtTTAGAAATTCTGAACCTTTTgagaaaattgaagaaatgtGACATTTCATACACAATATAAATGGAGAGCTGATCGCAGTGTTGCCGATTTGCAGAGTACAATGTGAgttgaaagaaaatacaaatgagtGTAATATCTTTATTCCTTAAACAATTTTTACCATTCATGTTATAAAATGTAATACAAATTATTCTCCTTTACTTTAATAGTAGAATATCTAGGGTGGACTATCCCTAATATTATTCTAAACATCATAATTTTAATATACTAGTAGTGTCAATACTAGCATGGGTgcaaatcgggggggggggggatcatgtCTCCTTATCATTGTTGAAATTGTCCACCACCACGATTTTGGAAAAGGGAATAAAATTATATGACCTATACTACCTATTGATATGATTCTCCCTTACGCCatatataatatgaatatatgacacatcaaaatataattcgcCCTTACGTCAGTATGAATACTACCCGTTGATAATATGATTCTCCCTTAAGCTATATATAGTAAAAATAGCCATATTAGCCATCAGTATGCAATTCTCCCTTACGTTATATATAGTATGAATATATGACACATCAAAGTataattaatgaaatgaaataaaaagaaactatcataatcataatcttcaccatcatcatcatcgtccccATTATCATTAAcgtattcatcatcattattatcaccatcaccaccactatcatcatcgtggtcatcacaatcatcatcataccTCAAGAGTAGGGTTCCTCCAGTTCTTTGGTTTCAAAATCCATTTCTGACCCCAAACTTCTGATGAACCTTTTCCTAGCTTTCTTCTAGACCTTGAACCAACCTCAGTCTTTCGTTCAGTCTCATTTTCTTGATCTTCTCTCATTATCAACACCACCATAAACATTTTCCTTCATCATTCACTCATCAATATtgccatcttcattatcatcatcaacaccaccaccatcatcagcattgataagcaccatcatcatcatcatgttcatcaccatcatcaacaccactacaattatcatcagcattagcataatcattataagcatgataattttctttccattcACACATTACTACGGCAACATAGTCACACATGATATATTTCATCAGTATTCCTATACCATGTTATGCTTAGCCCCCTACCTATTCTCTTTGAAATCATATcactttttcttctctctcacacacatgGATAAATATAGACCCCCTTCAGAGTACCCAACCACAGATATACATAAAAGAGGAAAATGGGTCCACTATATGAATAGCTGCCATGCCAGAATCTTTTTATTTGGACAGAAACAATGTCAACACTTAATTACAtcgttttctccttattttcataGATCATAGAACACATCGCATTATTCAATTATATAAATTTTCGATATTACATTACATATTACTGTTTTGATTATAAATGTCATATTGTAATCTGAATTTATTTGAGATTCTGTATTGAAATGTGAATTACAAATTTAAGTTGACATCTCATGTCATGTGAATATGTCATGTGGACAATTCTATTCTAGGCAtcatttattatacatgtacatgtataaacaataattttcactttttgttgagaaaaagaagcatatgaaTCTTCGTTGTAATACCAGATCAAGATATTACTTTAAGACTTCTGCAACTGTAAGATTGCATAAGAACCTTTTATaccattttattctttctttaataAAATGCTTCATTACATTTCTGATCTAGTTAACAAATTAATCATTGGTTCGGATGTTTTAGTAATACATACAAGGATGATTACATAACATTTAAATTATCTCTCTACAATGTTATCATACAAACCCGAAAACTAATAtatggacatttaaatgcattgatcattaaatatttttcttcatatatgCTCAAAATTGTTGAAAAGAAGTGCATCCTTTTGCAGACAATACCAACTTCTATAAAACACTGCATAAACTACAAGAAGATCcatttgtgaaatatgaaacTTGATTATATAACATTTAAATTAACTCTGCAATGTTATCATAAAAACCTGAAAGCTAATAtatggacatttaaatgcattgatcattaaatatttttcttcataaatgCTCAAAATTGTTGAAAAGAAGTACACCCTTTTGCACACAATACCAAATTCTATAAAACACTGCATAAACTACAAGAAGATCAATTTGTGAGATATGAAACTTGATTATATAATATTTAAATTAACTCTGCAATGTTATAAAAACCTGAAAGCTAATACATGGAAATTTAAAACGCATTAGTCATTAAATATTCTTCTACACAAATGCTCAAAATTGTTGAAGAGTAGTACATCCTTTTGCACACAAAATCAAATTCTTAAAACACTGCATAAACTACAAGAAGAtcaatttgtaaaatatgaaacttGATTATATAACATTTAGATTAACTCTCTGCAATGTTATCATGATAaactaaaatatataaataaacttAATATATGGACATTAGATGCATTAATCattaaatattgttttcataaatgCTCAAAGTTGTTGAAGAGTAGCATATCCTTTTGCACATAATACCAAATTCTGTAAGAAAATCCATTTTTTAAATAGGAAATTTGATTATACAACATTTAAATGAACTCTCTGCAATGTTATCATAATAACTTAAAAGCTAATATATGGACATTAAAATGCATttatcattaaatatttttcttcataaaaaaaaattatcaaattgttGAACATAGACAAAGGGGCATGTAGGATTGCAAAACTGGTGATCTGCCAAATCCAGATTTTGTTTGAGCATGTTGAACAATTCataaacgaagaaaaaaaagttttgcatcGTTCTGAAATCAGATTTTGACAAAACAATATAACATAAATTTTGGATTGgcaaaatttgtgtttttgcAAAACAGCTCAAAAGAAGAGTCTACccaaaaagaataatttttcaacagaaacagagaaaattggtGAGTAGAACAAAAAAGTTTGAGTGAAATTGGACAActaataagagagttatgaatGTTAAGATTTTtagacaaattggcaactgatgatgtcataggTGCACAATTTGCCATTTATCATATTGATATCAATGTTATGAAATGTTACTTGATTCCCAAAAATATGATTTCCTCAAAACATTGGCTATTGGATATCTCCTTGATAGGTATGTAGCTCCTctatttgcatatttaaattAATACAAACTTTGTATCTTTCTGTAGAAGTGATGAATTTTGAAccataaatataaattttatgaATAGTTAGTAGTGCACCCATGACatcatcaaattggcaatatgTCTGAAAATTTTCACTAATTTGCCCGTTTTTTCACATCtttaaatttcataactttgttattagtTGTCCGATTTCCCTTGAGCTAATTTTATTCTGCTcgcctatttttttttgtgctcctgtcaaaaaattattattttggggtAGACTCTCCTTTTAAGTGCCATGTATAACATGtcttttcattataaaaaggGATTAACCACAGACATTAATATGATGTCagtggatgaaaaaaaatatataatgatcAAACTGAAAATTTGCGCAAAATTGGATGATCCATtcaaaagttatgaaatttccaaGTTTTGATTTACACCCCTTGAATTGGCAACCTACAGGCACAAAATGGCTGTCAAGATGGAGAACtatccattcactttgtacacataATTTCACATTCTGttctttttcaagaaaaatggaCAAGGAATAATCAATAGGATTCTTCccaaaatgcatgttgaattgaTAAGTCCATATTATactaaaatgaaaaggaaaatttttAGTACTTTTCttcaaaaagaagaaattttgaaattctgtgtacaaagtgaatggagtgTTATCCATGCAAGCAGCTATTTTGTGCCTAAAAGGTTGCCAATTTAAGGAGCCCATGAAAGGTGTAAATCAAAATGTTGAAAACTCATAACTCATCCAATTTTGCTCAAATTTTCAGTCTGatcattgtatttttcttcatccacTGACATTACATCAATATCTGGGGTGAATTCCCCCAAGTAAGTTACATCCTCTCAACCAATCAGCGCTCTAAACATCATGAGACATTAGAAATAGCATGAATGTGTGTATTAACTTCATGTGTGGattgaatttcattatattttcataatttatggtAAAATAATTTCCAACAAGTGGATTAGTAAATTACGCGATGCGTAATATATGTCCCCGCCGATAATGTAAAATTCCCATTATATCACGATCAGTGGTATCACATAAGGCAAACGGAATCGAAATCGGGTAAAAAAGGgcgaagaagtagcattttgtAGCCAATGTACAATATAGGTCAAAGGGGTCAAAAGTCAAAATTCTGTGAACAAGTTTTGTAGTCCTCACCTAGTGCTATCACATAAATCAAACGGAATcgaaatcggatgaaaaatggCGAAGGAGTAGCATTTTGTAGCCAATTAACAATATAGGTCaaaaatcaaggtcaaaggtcaaaattctgtgaagaagTATTGTAGCCATCACCTAGTGCTATCACATAAAGCAAGCGGAATTGAAATCAGATGAAAAATGGTGGAGTGTGAGGATTGACCAGGTGTTGGCTGTTTTGAGGATTGACCACGCTGGGGCTGCTGTGAGGACGAGCCATGCTGTGGCTGTTCTGAGGATTGACCAGGCTGGGGCTGTTGTGAGGATTGACCACGCTGTGGCTGTTGTGAGGATTGACCAGGCTGGGGCTGCTGTGAGGATTGACCAGGCTCTGGCTCTTGTGAGGATTGACCAGGCTCTGGCTGCTGTGAGGATTGACCAGGCTGTGGCTGCTGTGTGGATTGGACAGGCTGGGGTTCCTGTAAGGATTGACCAGGCTGGGGCTGTTGTGGTTGGCAAGGCAGGGTATTCTTTTGGAATGGGCAAAACCGGGGCTCCAGTAAGGATTGGCAAGGCTGTGGCTGTTGTGAGGATTGACCAGGCGTTTATCTGTTTTGAGGATTGACCACGCTGGGGCTGCTGTGAGGACGAGCCATGCTGTGGCTGTTCTGAGGATTGACCAGGCTGGGGCTGTTGTGAGGATTGACCACGCTGTGGCTGTTGTGAGGATCGACCAGGCTGGGGCCGTTGTGAGGATTGACCAGGCTGAGGCTGCTGTGAGGATTGACCAGGCTGGGGCTGCTGTGAGGATTGACCAGGCTGTGGCTGCTGTGAGGATTGACCAGGCTCTGGCTCTTGTGAGGATTGACCAGGCTGTGGCTCTTGTGAGGATTGACCAGGCTGTGGCTGCTGTGTGGATTGGACAGGCTGGGGTTCCTGTAAGGATGGGCCAGCCTGTGGCTGTTGTGGTTGGCAAGGCAGGGTATTCTTTGGGGATGGGCAAAACCAGGGCTCCGGTAAGGATTGGCAAGGCTGGGGCTGTTTTGAGGAGTGGCAAGGCTGGCACTCCTTTGAGGATGTGCAAGGCTGTGGCTGCTGCGAGGATTTGCCATGCTGGGGCTCCTGTAAGGGACAGAATGCAtgacataaaatacaaattaatacatgtattgcatGAGTGAAATGTTCATAATTTCCAAATATGACATAATTATGGTCGTGTGTCATGAGTTGGGGGCAAAATGCGTTACATGTTAAAAAAGTTGGAGAAATACGCATTGTCACAATCAAATGTCTCTAGTTGTTTTATAGTAAATCAGACCtgtataaaagtatatatatattgaaagcTTATATTGTAAGGAAGATGATTAAAATTCTTTTTTACCCGTACAGGGTGTGAAATAAAAGCTATACACAGTGTTGCAAGAAAAAATGGTTTAAAAAGTGCCACCATTTCTATGGTCAGTAATTTCTTATTCCTTGCACCAATTGA from Lytechinus variegatus isolate NC3 chromosome 8, Lvar_3.0, whole genome shotgun sequence includes the following:
- the LOC121420264 gene encoding glutenin, high molecular weight subunit DX5-like, coding for MKLIAFSNKPHLCLFSTWNILSGTELLYDYGIKKGEEPWKQEPQHGKSSQQPQPCTSSKECQPCHSSKQPQPCQSLPEPWFCPSPKNTLPCQPQQPQAGPSLQEPQPVQSTQQPQPGQSSQEPQPGQSSQEPEPGQSSQQPQPGQSSQQPQPGQSSQQPQPGQSSQRPQPGRSSQQPQRGQSSQQPQPGQSSEQPQHGSSSQQPQRGQSSKQINAWSILTTATALPILTGAPVLPIPKEYPALPTTTAPAWSILTGTPACPIHTAATAWSILTAARAWSILTRARAWSILTAAPAWSILTTATAWSILTTAPAWSILRTATAWLVLTAAPAWSILKTANTWSILTLHHFSSDFNSACFM